A region of the Longimicrobium sp. genome:
AGCTCACGGGGCTGATGGCCACCGACGTACAGCGCGAGCTGGCCTTGGCCACGTCGCTGTACGACGTGCGCCGCTCCGCGCCCCCCGACGCCGTGGCCGACTGGCTGGGCGCGCTTTCCGGGCGCCGCGTTACGCTGATCGGCCCGGACGGCGGCGTGCTGGGCGACTCGGAGCTGCCGGCGGACAGCGCGCAGCACCTGGAGAACCACGCGTCCCGCCCCGAGGTGCGCACGGCGCTGGCCGGCGGGGTGGGGCGCGCGGTGCGGATGAGCAGGTCCGTCCGTATCGACCACCTGTACCTGGCGCGCCGCACGCCCGATGGCCGCGTGCTGCGCCTGGC
Encoded here:
- a CDS encoding HAMP domain-containing protein, with product MRLRVDQKLFLTYLVVIAMVVVALTLGVGALLRRQLTGLMATDVQRELALATSLYDVRRSAPPDAVADWLGALSGRRVTLIGPDGGVLGDSELPADSAQHLENHASRPEVRTALAGGVGRAVRMSRSVRIDHLYLARRTPDGRVLRLAVPLHEVRRMVVRVQRGIFSVGMLALALTGVLSFGFSRAVTHRLRRMAGVARAMAGGDLALRARSGEQDELGAMA